The Oxalobacteraceae bacterium OTU3CINTB1 genome includes a window with the following:
- a CDS encoding class I SAM-dependent methyltransferase: MITNQLAQFYAVNADNYDQVYAREERFDDLDDLQEMVAELFQGHKVLELACGTAYWTDLIAEVADSVHATDLLPEMIALAETRGLDEDVVTFGVMDAFNLPDDLEGKYTAVFAAGLWTHVKREDQEKYLKTLRAKLGKDVMLVLLDESYVDGDTMVFARTDLEGNTFQILTADDGQRYEVMHNYLTDSTLRKRFAASAKQIRIERLQYYYLLSCKLK, translated from the coding sequence ATGATTACCAATCAGTTGGCACAATTTTATGCCGTCAATGCCGACAACTACGACCAGGTCTACGCGCGCGAAGAGCGCTTCGACGATCTGGACGACCTGCAGGAAATGGTCGCCGAGCTGTTCCAGGGCCACAAGGTGCTGGAACTGGCCTGCGGCACCGCCTATTGGACCGATTTGATCGCCGAGGTGGCCGATTCCGTCCACGCCACGGATCTGCTCCCGGAAATGATCGCGCTGGCCGAGACGCGCGGCCTGGACGAGGACGTCGTGACCTTCGGCGTGATGGACGCGTTCAATCTGCCCGACGACCTGGAAGGAAAATATACCGCCGTGTTCGCCGCCGGGCTGTGGACCCACGTCAAGCGCGAAGACCAGGAGAAATACCTGAAGACCCTGCGCGCCAAGCTGGGCAAGGATGTGATGCTGGTGTTGCTCGACGAATCGTATGTCGATGGCGATACGATGGTGTTCGCCCGCACCGACTTGGAAGGCAATACCTTCCAGATCCTGACGGCGGACGACGGCCAGCGCTACGAGGTGATGCACAACTACCTGACCGACAGCACCCTGCGCAAGCGCTTCGCGGCGTCGGCCAAGCAGATCCGCATCGAGCGTCTGCAGTACTACTACCTGCTGAGCTGCAAGCTGAAATAA